The sequence AAATTGCCGCCGTGCTCCAGCGTCTGAGAACTGTTCCAGAGCCATTCGACGATCTGATCCCGGGTATATCCGCGCGGACGGGTGAGCAGCAGGTAGAACAGATCACGCGCCGCGCGTGACGGCCAGTGCACCGGCTCTCCATTGACGGTCACGCTCTCCTGCCCCAGCGTTCGGATCACGATGCTCATCGGCATGACCTCCGCGTTCAGAAACCAGACTTTTCCTGCTTAAACGCGCCCTGCGGATGCAGCTGGGCAGAGCACCAAAAGAGATCTGCCATATAATTTCTCACATTAAGGGTCTGAGAAATGTGGCTCAGGGCTGTCGCGGCCACTGTGAATACGATCTTCAGGGCGCGGGACAGACGACGGAAGGCCACATTCCGTCCAGGAAGCCGTATTTTGTCCTTCTCTCTGCGTCCCAGCCGTGCTGGGATGAAGATCATGAGAAAATGGTATACACTTTTTAACTCATGTGTTCCATGAAGATGAGCCGACGCGGCCCTGCCGTCTCCCCGGCTGCAAAACAGGCGTTTTTTTGCAGTGATATCGGCATTCAGCTCCCTGGATCTCTGTAACCGTTCGGCGACCACCCATCTTCATACTCTAAGGGAGCTCAAAAGCACCTCAATCTCGCTCTCATTCGCAGTCAGGTGCAGGCGGCTCACAGATGTCGGCGTTTCAGCGCACGCTGTTCGGCGCGACAGGGGGAAAGATGAACTCCACCGTGAACACCGTCATGTTGATCGGACCGAACGGACCCACCGCCAACTCCTTTATGGGCCTGCTGTCCGGCCTGAAGTGCCGCGTGCTGCGTTCCAGCACCGTCCGTGCACTGCAGCACACCATTCAGCTGCAACTCGCCATCGTGGAGTACCTGCCGGCAGAGTACACGCTGGCGGCGTTCACGGCCCAGCTGCATCGGCTGCAGCCGGTACCCACCGTGGTGGTGGGGCCGGAGCTGACCGCACAGCAGGTGGAGCAGCTGACCGCTCCCGGTGCGGCTCAGGCCTACCTTCCGCTTCAGAGCAGCATGGCCGCGCGGCGTCAGCTGATTCAGGCGCAGCTGCCCAACTCAGATGGCCGCACCCTGAGGGTCGGGCAGCTGTCGCTGGACCCTCAGGACCAGAGCGTCCGCTACGGCGCCGACCCGCTCCCGCTGACCGCCACCGAATACCGGCTGCTGCGCTCGCTGATGCAGGTGCCGGGCCAGCTGCTCAGCTGCGCGGCCCTGGAAGCCCTGACCAGCTGCAGCGACATCCAGGCCCATCTGGGCAGCGTGCGGCGCAAGCTGTTCGCCGCGTCCGCCCCGCTGCTGGTACGCGGGAGCCGCCGCAGCGGGTACGTCATCGACGCCCGGGTCCATTCGCGTGCGCCCCGCAGCGCCGACCTGGCCTTGAGAACCCACCTGCGTCAGCTGTTCTGACCGCTGCTTGCACTCCGCCGTCCGGGCCGAGCATCCCGGGCGCTCCGGCCGCCATCGCTGCTCTGCCGGCCCCCCAGGAGGTCTGTCATGTCCCTGAAGAGCGTCCCCAGCCTGCCCATCACGCCGTTCACCCCGGCCTCCGTCTCGGCCGACCCTGAGCTGCTGGCCCTGCTGGACAGCGTGATCCAGACGAACAAGGAGCTGCTGCGCCGCATCGAGCGGCTCGAACGCACCGAACGCATCCGCGCCGCCCTGCAACCGCCCGCCAACCTGGGCATCGATTACTGAGCGGACTCAGCCGCAAAGCGAGGGTTATGTCGTCTGTCGTCTCCCTGATCACCGAAGGCACCTATCCGCTCTACACCGGCGGCGTCAGCGTCTGGTGCGAGCAGCTCGTCACCGGGCTGCCGGAGGTGGAGTTCCGGGTGCTGGCACTCAGCGGGCTCAGCACCAAGATCGGCTGCACGCTGCCCGAGAACGTGCGGCAGGTGGATGTGGTGCCCTTGTGGGAAAGTCTGCCGGTGCGTGGCAGCCGCCCCCGGCAGCGCGCGGAGTTCCAGGAGCTGTACGCCCGGGTGCTGGGCGCCATGCTCAAAGACGGCCCGGAGGCCAGCGCCGACTTTATCGGGGCGCTGAACCGGCTGAGTCTGTTCGCCCGGCGTGCGGACCTCCACAGCGCGCTGGCCGTGCCCAGCAACGCTCAGGTGCTGCTGCAGGTGTGGCTGGAACACGTCAACGCCGTCAGCGGGCCGCCGCGCATGAGCCCCACCATCCCGCGCCCCACCATTTCGGACGCCCTGAGCGCCAACATGTGGCTGATTCACCTGCTGCGGCCACTCGCGACACCAGCGCCGGAAGCGGACCTGACCCACGCCGTGAGCAACGGGCTGTCAGTGCTGCCGGCCATCGCGGCCAAGGCGGTGCATGGCACCCCCTTCCTGCTGACCGAACACGGGGTGTACCTGCGCGAACGCTACCTGACGCCGCCCTCGGAGTTCCTGTCGGCCGGGACGCGCGCCTTCCTGCTGCGCTTCCACATGCACCTGACCCGCGCCGCCTACACGGTGGCCGACATCATCTCGCCGGCCTCGAACTTCAACACCCGCTGGCAGCTGCACTTCGGTGCCGACGTGCAGAAGCTGCACCCGGTCTACAACGGCATCGACCCGGCCCTGTTCACGCTGGGCGAGACCGAGCCAAGTGAGCCGACCGTGGCCTGGGTGGGCCGGGTGGACCCGATCAAGGACCTGGACACCCTGATCCGCGCGCACGCGCTGATTCAGCACCACATTCCCTCCGCGCACCTGCGGATGTTCGGCCCGATCCCACAGGGCAACGAGGACTATGAACGCACCTGCCGCCAGCTGATCCACGACCTGGGCCTGGACGAGACGGCGCGCTTCGAGGGCCGGGTGCCGTCGGTGGCGCAGGCGTATCAGGCGGGGCACGTGGTGGCGCTGAGCAGCATCTCCGAGGGCTTCCCGTACTCGGTGATCGAGGCGATGGCCACCGGACGGCCGATGGTCGCCACCGACGTGGGCGGTGTGCGCGAGGCGGTGGGAGACACCGGCTTCGTGGTGCCACCCCGCGATCCGCGCGCCTTCGCGGAAGCGTGCCAGGCGCTGCTGAGTGACCACGCGCTGCGGCGCCGAATGAGCCTGCAGGCCCGCGAGCGGGTGCTGACGCTCTTCACCGTGCAGCACTGCCTGGACGCCTACCAGCGCATGTACACCTCTCTGATGTTTCCCGCGAGTATGTCAGGAGCCTGAGATGACGAGCCTTCAGGACGCCAGCCCGAACCTGGGCCGGCTGGGACGCGAATTGCGTCAGGTCTGCGCCCAGGCCACCCAGCCGGAAGAAATCGCCGCCGCCCTGGAAGCGACCGGCCTCAACGACGACCTCGTGCGGGAGCAGTACGGCCTGCCGGATGTGTTTGCCTGCGCCGAAGCGCTCTACTCCCACCTGCCCTACACGGCGCCGGCTGTACGCAGCGTCACGGTGGCCCGCCCGATGTGGCGTCTGGCGCCGCGCGGCGTGCTGTACGCGCTGCCGGGCGCGGCCCTGGCAGTGGCGAGCCCGCTCCTGACCGGCGCTCCCGCCGCCCAGGAGGCCCTGATGGCCTCGGTGATTTTCGGCTGGGGCTGGGGCCAGGGGCTGGCGAGCATCGGCTACCGCCGGACCGGCGAGCCGCTGCGGCGCTTCCTGTGGCAGGCGACCCTGCTGACCCTCCCGGTCGCGGCGGCGGTGGGGGCCGGCACGGCCCTGCTGGCGCACCAGCCGGTTCTGGCGGCGGCGCTGGTGGCGGGCGTGGCCGGCACCTCCTTTGCGGGCTTCGCGTCGCTGCTGATCCTGGGGCAGCTCCCGCTGGCCGCCGTGGCGTACCTGCCCAGCGTGGCGTACCTGCTGCTCGGCCAGCACGACCCGGTGGGCGGGTGGGTGGCGGCCCTCACCGCGGCCCTGCTCCCGCTGGTGGCCCTGGCCGGACAGCCCCGGCCCCCGGCGGGCCTGCAGCTGCCGGACCCGGCGTGGCACGCCACCCTGGCGCACGCCATCTCCGGCTGGACCTGCGCGCTCTTTGTGACCGGCGTGTTCAGTGTGGCGCTGCACCGGCTGGGCGCCCTGGCCATCCTGCCGGTGATCGTGAGCGTGGGGGCCATGGAGGTGCTGTCGGTGCAGTTCTACGGTCAGCTGCGGTCGCTGGCCGCGCGGCACGGCCAGATGCTGAGCCTGGCTGGGCACGCCCTCCGCACGCTGGGCGTGGCGCTGGCGGTGTACCTGGGCGTGCTGCTGGCGCTGCTGGGCGCGTTTCTGCTGATCACCCGTCCGGAGGCGTGGGCCGATCCCCGCGCCACCGTCACCGCGCTGCTCCCGCTGCTGGTCTACGGCTGCGCGCTGCTGCTCGGCACGGTGGTGAGCAACGTCGGACAGCCGTGGCTCAGCGGCATGGCGTGGCTGCTCGGCAGCGGCGCGGCGCTGGCCCTGCTGCCGCTCGCTCCCAGCTGGGCGCCACTGCTCGGCGCGCTGCTGGTGCTGATCTGTATGAGCTACGGGGTGGTGCGGGCGCTGCTGGTGCCGACCACCTATCACTGACCCCGAACCCCACGAACAGGAATTCCGAACCCGCCCCAGTTCCGCCGGCACGGACCCGGCACAGGAGGACCCGATGGCACAGATGGTAGCCGTAACCGGCGCAGAAGGATTTATCGGTTCGCATCTGGTGGAGGCGCTGGTGCAGAGCGGCGCCCGGGTGCGCGCGATGGTGCAGTACAACTCGTTCAACACCTGGGGCTGGCTGGAACAGCTGCCCGCCGAGGTGATGGCGCAGGTGGAGGTGCAGCTGGGCGACGTGCGTGACCCGGGCAGCGTGCAGGCGCTGATGCGGGGGGCCGACACGGTGTACCACCTGGCCGCGTTGATCGCCATTCCGTACAGCTATCAGGCGCCGCGCAGCTACATCGAGACCAACGTGATCGGCACGCTGAACGTGCTGGAGGCCGCCCGGGCGCTGGAAACGCCCCGGCTGGTCCACACCAGCACCAGTGAGGTGTACGGCACCGCCCGCACCGTCCCGATCCACGAGACGCATCCGGTCAACCCGCAGTCGCCCTACGCCGCCTCCAAGGCCGCCGCGGACCAGCTGGTGAACAGCTACGCCCTGAGCTTCGAGCTGCCGGTGGTGACGCTGCGGCCGTTCAACACCTACGGGCCCCGCCAGTCGGCGCGCGCCGTGATCTCCAACATCATCGCGCAGCTGTCGGCCGGCCAGCCGGCGGTGCGGCTCGGCGACGTGACGCCCACCCGCGACTTCACCTTCGTGCAGGACACCGCCGCTGCCTTCGTGGCGGTGGGCACCGCCGGCCCGGAGGTGATCGGGCAGACGCTCAACGCCGGCAGCAACAGCGAGATCAGTGTGGGCGACCTGGTGCAGCTGATCTCGGACGTGATGGAGCGGCCCGTGCAGATCGAGCAAGAGGAGCAGCGGGTGCGCCCGGCCGCCTCGGAGGTGCGCCGGCTGGTGTGCGACAACCGGGAACTGCGCCGCCTGACCCGCTGGCAACCGCGTTACCCGCTGCACGAAGGCCTCACCCGCACCGTCGAGTGGTTCCACCAGCCGCGCAACCTCGAACGCTACAAGCCCCACCTGTACACCGTCTGATGGCCGCAGCCCGCCTCGCCTCCCTTTCCGCCCACCGCCCGGGCGGTCCCCACAGGAGCTTCCCATGCATGCAGTGATTCTGGCCGGAGGAAAAGGCACCCGCCTGCGCCCCTACACCACCTGCGTTCCCAAGCCGCTGGTGCCGATCGGTGACCGCTACTCGATTCTGGAAATTCTGCTGTTGCAGCTGCGGCACCACGGCGTCACCTCGGTCACGCTGGCCATCGGCCACATGGGCAGCCTGATCCGCGCCTTCATCGGCAACGGCGCCCGCTTCGACCTGGACGTGCAGTACGTGGAGGAGGAGCAGCCGCTCGGCACTGTCGGGCCGCTGCTGCCGATGCTCTCGGAGCTGCCGGAGCACTTCCTGATGATGAACGGCGACGTGCTGACCGACATCGACTTCGCGGAGCTGTACGGCGACCACATTCACGGCGGCGCGCCGCTGACGGTCGCCACCTACCAGCGGCAGGTCAGCAGCGAGTTCGGCGTGCTGGACGTGGCCGAGGGGCACATCGTGGGCTTCCGCGAGAAGCCGGTGTTCGACTTCGATGTGAGCATGGGCGTGTACGCGCTGAGCCGCGAGACGCTGCGCGGCTTCCTGCCGGGCGTCCCGCTGGGCATGGACCGGTTGATCATGGAGCTGCTCCGGCGCGGCACGCCGCCGGCCAGCTACCACTTCGGCGGCTACTGGCTGGACATCGGGCGGCCCGACGACTACGACCGGGCCAACGCGCAGTTCGATGAGCTGCAGTACACCCTGCTGCCCCAGCTGCGGCTGGTGCCGGACCCGCTGCGTCAGGCGGCGCTGGGAGACACAGCGTGCGCGTCCTGATTCTGGGCGCCAGCGGCTTTCTGGGCGGCCACGTGCAGGCGGCGCTGAGCGCAGCAGGCCATCAGGTGGTGAACGCGCCGCCCTCCAGCCAGCTGGACCTCGCGGGCGGCTGTGAGGCGCTGCTGCGCGGCACCCGGCCGGACGCGGTGGTGAACTGTGCCGGCCGCACCCAGGGCACCGACGCGGAGCTGACGCTGGCCAACCTGACGCTGGTGCAGCAGCTGATCCGGGCGGCCCTGACGGTAGAGCCGCACCCGCGGGTGGTGCAGCTCGGTTCCGCCGCCGAGTACGGCCCGTTGGCCCAGGTGGTGTCGGAGGACACGCCGCCGCAGCCGGACAGCGCCTACGGCCAGAGCAAGCTGGCCGCCACCCGGGCGCTGCTGGCGGCCGCGCCGGAGCTGGACGTCACGGTGCTGCGGGTGTGCAATCCGGTGGGTGCCGGGCAGCGGCCCCAGACGCTGCCCGGCCGCGCGGCCCGGCTGTTCCAGCAGGCCCTGCGCGAGCACGCCCCGGAGGTGGAATTCGGAGACCTGAGCGCCCGGCGCGACTTCATCGACGCCCGCGACGTGGCACGGGCGGTGGAGCTGGTGCTGCGCGCGCCTCCCGCCGAGCCGTTGCTGAACGTGGGGCGCGGCGAGGCGGTCCCGGCCCGCACGCTGGTCCGGGCGCTGGCCCGGCTGTGCCGCTATCCGGGGCAGATTCACGAACACGCCGCCGGCTCCAGCCGCTCCGGGGCCCTGCTGTGGCAGCGGGCCGACGTGTCGCGGCTGCGTGGGCTCGGCTGGGCACCCAGCTACAGCCTTCAGGACGCACTCGATGCCCTCTGGCGGGACGTCGAAGCGCACACCGCCCCCCGCCGCACCCTCGCTTAAGGAGCCCCATGAACCCCCAGCGTTCCCTGATCCTGACGGCCCTGACCACCGCCCTGTTGGTCGCCTGTTCCTCGCCCTCCACCCGGCCCCCGGCCACCACCGGCCCGTCGGCCGGGAAGCCGGTGCACCCGGGGGTGACTGCTGGCACGCCCGCCCTGCCGGCCAGCAACCTGATGCGGCTGCCTCACGTGAACGCGCCCCGCCTGCAGAGTGGCCGCCTGAAGCCGCTGGCCGTGACCGCCAATCCGAATCTGGTGGCCCTGCGGATGCTGATCATCACCGCCGGGACGACGGACCCGGACCTGGACGCGGCCAAGGCCATGCTGGCGCAGGCCGGAGTGCCGTACGACGTGCTGGACGCAAGCAACACCACCCTGACCGCCGACACCCTGATCGCCCCGGATGGCTCCGGGCGTTATCAGGGCGTGGTCCTGACCAACAACTCGTTGCTGTACCAGGACAGCGGCGGCAACTTCCAATACGCCTTCGATGGGGTCGAGTGGACCACCCTGTGGCAGTACGAAGCCACCTTCAAGGTCCGGCAGCTCTCGCTGTACACCTACCCCGGCACCTTCCCCGAGGACTACGCGCTGCGCTACATCGACGGGAGCGCCTCGGACAAAGCTGACGTGGTGGCCGCCCCGGGCCAGACCATCACCAGCGACCTGCGGGCCGGCGCTGTGATTCCGGTTCGCAACGCCTATAACTACCCGGCCAGCGTGCTGCCGTCCAGCCAGTGGGCGGCGGCGGGCGTCACGGCCGTTCAACCGGTCCTGACCGCCAAGAACAACCCTGGCATGGTGCTGGCCGCCACCTCCACCACCACCGATGGCCGCGAGCGCATGGCCCTGACCATGTCGCACAATCAGAACTTCCTGCACACTCAGCTGCTCGGCTTCGACCTGGTCAACTGGGTCACGAAGGGGCTGTATCTGGGCCAGTACCGGCGCTACAACCAGCTGGATATCGACGACTGGTTCCTGGCCGACGACGAGTACGACCCGGTCACGCACACCATCCGGCCCGAAGCGTTCCGAATGTCCGCCAGTGACGCGCTGGCCGCCCGGGACCGGCAGACCGAGATTCAGAACACGTACGACGTGGCGCGCGCCTTCCGCTTCGCCGTTGCGTACAACGGTGGCGGGGCCAACACCGCCGCCCCGCTCAGCTGCGACCCGAACGTCAAGAGTGTGGACCCGCTGACCAGTGTGAGCCGCTGCCTGGGGAGCACCTTCGACTGGATCAGCCACACCCGCGATCACGAGTACATGGACTTCCTGAACTACGACGACTCCTACGCGCAGCTGCAGCCGAACAAGCGGATCGGCACCACGCTGGGCCTGGTGTTCAGCAAGAAGGGCCTGGTCACGGGCGACATGTCGGGCCTGGGGTACTACAACGCCAATGGAGACGGCCTCAAGACCAACTACGGCCTGACCAGCTCCAATGCCAACTTCCTGCAGGCGGCCCAGGACACGAATGTCCAGTACCTCGCCTCCAACCACTCGGTGGACGGCCAGTGGGACCCCAGCTGCCCCACCTGCGGCGTGACGCATCCGCTGAACAACAGCGTCCTGCTGATTCCGCGCTGGCCCACCAACATCTTCTACTACGCCACCACGCCCGAGGAGATCGTGTCGTCCTACAACGCGGTGTACGCCCCCGGCGGCACCCTCCCCTACTGGGATCACGCGCTGACCTACGCGGAGATCCTGGACAAGGAGAGCGACATGGCCCTGAACCACATCCTGCTCGGCGCGGCCTTCCCGCACTACATGCACGTCACCAATCTGCGCCAGTACGCGCCCGGCAAGAGCATCGCCAGCGACTGGGAACGCGCGGTCCTGACCAAGTACAGCCAGTACAGCAACCTCCCCCTCGGCACGCTGGCCTGGGACACTCTGGGGCAGGAGATCCGGCGGCGCACGACCTTCATGAAGAGCAACGTGCGCGCCGTAGCGGATTACGCCGCCAAGACCGTCACCATCACCTCGCCCAGCGGCGGCGCCGTGTACGTCACCGGCCTGACCGGCACCAACGCCACGGTGTACGGCGGCCGCAGCACCCGCTTCTGGGATTTCAGCCCGAACCAGTCACTGACCGTGATGCTGAAGTAACCGGTGCCTGACCCGTCCATCATCCGCCCCCCAAGCCCGCTGGAGACCCCATGACGACCTCACGCCTCCTGCTCGACGCCTCCACCTCGCCGACTCCGGCCGCCGGGGCGACCCGTGTGCCGCCCAAGCCGCTGGCGGTGTACTACGGACACGGCAGCCTGCAGCGGCTGAGCGCCTATCGGATGGTGGTGCTGCACCCGCAGCACTACACCCCCGCCGAGATCCTGTGGCTCAAGGGGCGGGGGGTCAAGCCGCTGGCCTACCTGAGCGTGGGCGAGGACCCCAGCCCGGAACCGTCAGCGTGGTCCCGGCGGAGCCGCAATCCAGCGTGGAACACCTGGTACGTCAAAATCGGGCATCCCGCCTGGAATGCCCGGCTGTACGCCACCGCCGCCGAGGCCCTGCAGCACTTTGACGGGCTGCTGCTCGACACGCTCGACAGCTCCATCCTATTTCCCACGGACCGCTCGCCGCTGTTGCGGACCCTGCGCAGCCTGCGGCAGCGGCATCCGGACGCCTACTTCCTGGCCAACCGCGGCTTCGACCTGCTGCCGGACATGGCCCGCTACGTCAACGGCGTGCTGATGGAAACGTTCACCACCTCCTGGGAGGACGGCTACCGCAAGCTGCGCCCGCATGAGCTGGCCTACACGGCCGAGATGCTGCGGCGGGTCCGCAGCTGCGACCTCGAGGTGTATGCCCTGGACTACGCCACCACCGATCAGCAGCGCCGCGCCGCGCGGGTGCGGGCGCGGGCGCTGGGGCTGACCACCTTCGTGAGTGTTCGTGAACTCAACAGCATCTGAGGGGCCTGAACAGTGCAGGCCGGGCCCGGCGCGTTCACCGCCGTGGCCCGGCCACCGCCCGCCGCCTCACCGCCGGAGCGTGATCACCCTCCGGCTCAGGGGCAGCCGATCCGCACGTACCCGCTCATGTTCTTGCCCACGAGGTCCAGGTCCTTGCGAATGGCATTGATCCCGCTGGCGCTCATCATCGAGCAGTTCAGTGCGGTCCGGCGATACTCGGCATCCAGAGCCAGCTTGCCGCGCCGGGTGTACTCGCCAAGGGCGCTGCACTCGCCGTACTCCTGGCACTGCTCGTTCAGGATGCCGTCGAACTTCTCGACCATCATCTTGCCGGTGCGGTCCCGCTGCAGGATCTGGTCGGGGCCGTTCTTCTGCAGCACCGCGAGGCCGTTCTCGTGCGCGCGGTCAGCAATCCAGCCGTTGAAGTCCAGCTGCTGCTGCCGGGTGATGCGGCCACCACTGACGTTCTCGTCGTTCTGCAGGTTGTCCGGTTCCAGTGCGTCAAAGCCCTTGCTCTTGCACAGCTTCATGCGGTCAATCAGGATCGGCGCCAGCACCGAGGGGCTCTTGAACACGTTGGTGACGTCCAGGAAGTACTCGTCCGGCCAGTCCGGGTCCTGCTGGATCTTGATGGAGTTGGGATAGCGCGAGGAGTCCGGGCGCCACGGCTCATAGCTGCCCATGTCCATGTAGCACACGGTGTAGATGCCCTGCTGCTTGAGCGCGGCCACCTTGGTCGCAGAGACGGTGAACCCGTCCAGGTCCATGACCGTGACGCCGGCCGGGACCGCGATCGACGACGAGGAGGACGCGCCGATCTGCCAGTCCCAGCCGACCTTGCCGCGCGGCGGGAGCTTGATGGGCGGCAGGGTCTGCGCCTGGACGGCAGGGGCCGCCGAAGCGGCGTCGGATGCAGGAACGGTGGGCTGGCTACAGGCGGCCAGGACAACAGTCAGGGCCAGTCCCCCAAAGTACAGGTGACGCATAGTTTCCTCGTTTTCCGGACGGCCGACACGACGGGTCAGCACGTCACAACATGAGTACGGCGTGAAAAAGCCGGAAACCCAGGGTTTCGGCAACGGCAGGCCAGAGCGCTTCTGCGCGGCCTGGGTGACTGTATCTGGCACCTTTATGAATGACATGACCCAAAGTTGAGAAGAGGTTTGAGCCGCCCCTCTTCCTTCTCACTCTCTTTCAATGATTCTGCAGAGTTCGGCCACCCGGCCCCGGAGGCGATATGCGCCCTTTCGCATGACATCCCTGCAGCCGGACCAGCTCAGGGAACTGGAATCGCTGTACCGCAGCGCCCATGAAGGCCGGGTGCGGGTCCGGGCGCTTGCCGTGCTGCTGGCCGCGGAGGAACACCGCAACGTGGCCGAGATCGCCCGAATCATCCGGCATCATCAGGAAACGGTGCGCCGCTGGCTTCACCGTTACCTGCAGCGCGGGATTGAGGGGCTGCAGGACGCGCCGAGGCCCGGCGCGCCCACCAAGGCCACACCGCAGTACCGGGCGGAGCTTCGCCGGGCGCTGGAGCACCATCCACACGAGCTGGGTCTGCCCTACGACCACTGGACCGCCCGCCATCTGGCGGACCATCTGGAGGCGCGAACTGGGCTGAAGCTCAGCGAAGCGAGCATCTACCGGCTGCTGCGTCAGCATTCACCGCAGGATTTCTGACGTGAATTGACGCGTGCATGCCCTCATCTCACTCATAAAAGTGATTCGGGTGACATTTTTTTGCGAAAAATCGCACACGTCCTGGCTGTGACAATGTTCGCAAATGTCGCTGGTGTCGGCGTTGCTCATCCAACTGAGCCTCAGGAAGCGACACCTTCCGTCTTCGCAACGCCTTTTAAGATCGGTTTGTTTTTCTCATACCGCCTGCTCATGGTCTGGCCTACCATGCAGTGTGCCTTTACAATCTTCATTCACGCTTCGCGCTGGACCGGACCGGCTGTCTGGTGCAGAGGTCCGGCCGCTCGGTCCTGACGGATGCTGAGACTGGCTCCCAGGACCTCCACCACCTGGCGCACCCTGGCCATTGCGCTGGCCGGCCTGGGGCTGCCGCTGCTGTGGCCGGGCATCCTGGGGCATCTGCTGGACATCCGCCCCTTCACCAGCGACATGCACAGCACCTGGCCGGGAGCCCTGACAGCGCTGCAGCTTGGGTCTGACCTGTTGATCGGTCTGTCGTACACCTTCATCTCGGCGGTGCTGGCATACATCGTGTTCCAGCACCGGCGGCTGCTGCCGTTCGACTGGGTGGTGCTGTCGTTCGGGCTATTCATCGTCGCGTGTGGCGGTACCCACCTGATGCACGTCCTGGTGCGCTGGCAGCCGGTGTACTGGCTGGACGGGTACCTCAAGGGCCTCACGGCGGTGGTCAGCGTGGCCACCGCCGCCGCGCTGCCACCACTCATTCCCAGAGTCTCCCAGCTGCTGAACGCCGAGCGGGCTGTGCTGGAGCAGCAGCGAGAGCTGGAGCGCAGCAACCAGGCGCTGCAGGCGGCCGTGGCCCGCGCCGAGATTCTAGCCGCGCTGGGTGAAGCGTTGCAGGTGGCCACCACCCACGCCCAGGTGGAACGCACCGCACTCGATCAGCTGGCCCCGGTGCTGCAGGCCAGCGCCATGCTGGTGGTGCCGTTCGGGCGTCCGGTGCTGCAGGAGGTCACGGTCTGGGGCGAGCTTCCGGCGGCAGTTGCGGCCACCTTGGCGCGTGCCAGCTTCTCGGCGCAGGAAACCCCGATGCTGCACCGGGCCGCCCAGACCCGCCAGGCCGTGTATCTGGATCAGTACGAGCAGGGCAGCGGAAACGCTTCCGGCCTGGGTGGATACGCCTACGGACTGGAGCCGATCGTGAACCGCGCTGGCGAGGTGGTCGCCGGCCTGATCGTCTGGCGCTCCACCGACCGGGGTCCCTGGACCGACAGCCAGCAGGACCTGATGCGCCGCGCTGCCTCCACCATCGGTCTGGCGCTGGAACGCACGGAAGCGACCACCCAGATCGAACGGCAGCACCTTGCCCTGGCCGAAATGAACGCCCGGCTCAAGCAGAGCAACAACGATCTGGAGCGCTTTGCCCACGTCGCCAGCCACGACCTGCAGGAGCCGCTGCGCACCGTCATCAGCTTCGGCGGCCTGCTGGAGCGCAAATACGCCGACCGGCTGGACGACACCGGACGCCGCTACCTCTCATTCATGATCGGCGGTACCACCCGGATGCACGCGCTGATCCGCGACCTGCTGACGCTGTCCACCTACACGGCCGCACCCACGCCGCTGGAAGCAGTGCCGCTGGACACGCCGCTGACCGAGGCGATGCTGCGGCTGCAGGTCCGCATTGAGGAGCAGGGGGCCCGCATCACCGTTGACCCGTTGCCCACCGTGCGGGGCAACGCCGCCGAACTGGCTCAGCTGTTCCAGAACCTGCTCAGCAACGCCCTGAAGTTCCAGCACCCAGGCACTACCCCGGACGTGCACGTCCGGGCCAAGCCTCATCCGGCCGGCTGGCACGTCCAGGTGAAGGACAATGGCATTGGCATTGATCCTCAGCACTTCGAGCAGGTCTTCGGTATCTTCCAGCGCTTGCACACCCAGC comes from Deinococcus sonorensis KR-87 and encodes:
- a CDS encoding helix-turn-helix domain-containing protein; its protein translation is MTSLQPDQLRELESLYRSAHEGRVRVRALAVLLAAEEHRNVAEIARIIRHHQETVRRWLHRYLQRGIEGLQDAPRPGAPTKATPQYRAELRRALEHHPHELGLPYDHWTARHLADHLEARTGLKLSEASIYRLLRQHSPQDF
- a CDS encoding sensor histidine kinase, yielding MLRLAPRTSTTWRTLAIALAGLGLPLLWPGILGHLLDIRPFTSDMHSTWPGALTALQLGSDLLIGLSYTFISAVLAYIVFQHRRLLPFDWVVLSFGLFIVACGGTHLMHVLVRWQPVYWLDGYLKGLTAVVSVATAAALPPLIPRVSQLLNAERAVLEQQRELERSNQALQAAVARAEILAALGEALQVATTHAQVERTALDQLAPVLQASAMLVVPFGRPVLQEVTVWGELPAAVAATLARASFSAQETPMLHRAAQTRQAVYLDQYEQGSGNASGLGGYAYGLEPIVNRAGEVVAGLIVWRSTDRGPWTDSQQDLMRRAASTIGLALERTEATTQIERQHLALAEMNARLKQSNNDLERFAHVASHDLQEPLRTVISFGGLLERKYADRLDDTGRRYLSFMIGGTTRMHALIRDLLTLSTYTAAPTPLEAVPLDTPLTEAMLRLQVRIEEQGARITVDPLPTVRGNAAELAQLFQNLLSNALKFQHPGTTPDVHVRAKPHPAGWHVQVKDNGIGIDPQHFEQVFGIFQRLHTQQEYAGTGLGLAIVQRIVERHGGQVWVESTPGDGTTFHLVLQDA